A stretch of Gadus macrocephalus chromosome 17, ASM3116895v1 DNA encodes these proteins:
- the mepceb gene encoding 7SK snRNA methylphosphate capping enzyme isoform X1: MTSERNGIGQFQRQSRVCVLVEYKERACARATDRTNAIGCQKRSPSQKKMIKMSVEKEVMALQVPVLQSEQLRSPKTHPLHPKNGIQSSHNPPAPTSSQRMGKRRYSLGVGFKGLAKRRRRANSDSQSEPVLPSNFLLGGNIFDPLNLNSLLDEEVNRSTNQATPKCSPLPSRGGDPVEILVPRDITDPLNLEGAGGVLLSPLKTRKRPRNRHHAITVETRSLPPTVPPVTRGVSVPPSPLPCELNTSINCRDDVVPPLTLPRRHTHPPLSQPRKARNHGDGPRNQGDRHRRRRRTTSVRSSESVTAVSVAQPTRFQTPLVGGAKPSRCGGVPGTECPPQKKTKDRHRYQHGGHSRYYGYHGFYGDQWEGRVGAGPDPRLRLLKPDWFKERRVLDIGCGSGHVTLTIARHFGPTHILGLDRDQRLVDAATHNIRHFLSHDLVLAERHQGHAGQVEGRGEGETSFPLSFRVSRGPLAAPFLLPTLDAGFPSNVTFITGDYVCRQASWPGRGTYDVILCLGVTKWVQLQSGDAGVVRLFKRAYQSLAPGGMFILESQPWSSYSHSKKASETTYQNYRTLRLRPEDYSCHLTQTTGFTSYRLLTESGDQRPLYVFHKGPSQRK; this comes from the exons ATGACTTCAGAACGAAATGGGATTGGTCAGTTCCAGCGCcagtcacgtgtgtgtgtgttggtggaatATAAAGAGCGTGCCTGCGCGAGAGCAACGGATCGT ACCAATGCTATTGGATGCCAAAAGAGAAGCCCCTCCCAGAAGAAGATGATCAAGATGTCTGTGGAGAAGGAAGTAATGGCGCTGCAGGTGCCTGTCCTTCAGTCAGAGCAGCTCAGATCCCCCAAGACTCATCCACTCCATCCCAAAAATGGTATCCAGTCCTCCCACAATCCCCCTGCCCCAACCTCGTCTCAGCGAATGGGAAAAAGGCGGTACTCCCTGGGCGTCGGCTTCAAGGGACTGGCTAAGCGAAGGAGGCGGGCCAACagcgacagccaatcagaacctgTTCTACCCAGCAACTTCCTGCTTGGTGGGAACATCTTCGACCCGCTGAATCTCAACTCCCTTCTGGATGAGGAAGTTAACAG GTCGACCAATCAGGCGACGCCAAAGTGTTCGCCCTTGCCGTCGCGGGGCGGTGACCCTGTAGAGATCCTGGTCCCCCGTGACATCACCGACCCCCTGAACCtagagggggcgggaggggtCCTGCTGTCACCCCTGAAGACCAGGAAAAGACCCAGGAACCGCCATCACGCCATCACTGTGGAAACACGGTCCTTACCCCCAACAG TACCGCCGGTCACAAGAGGGGTCAGTGTTCCCCCGTCTCCGCTCCCCTGTGAGCTCAACACGTCCATCAACTGTCGTGACGACGTGGTCCCGCCCCTTACCCTACCCCGGAGACACACCCACCCTCCACTCAGCCAGCCTCGCAAGGCCCGTAACCATGGTGACGGCCCCCGTAACCAGGGAGACCGTCATCGGAGGCGCCGCCGTACCACCTCTGTGAGGTCATCGGAAAGCGTCACAGCTGTCAGCGTCGCCCAACCAACCAGGTTCCAGACCCCTTTAGTGGGCGGGGCCAAACCCAGCAG atGTGGAGGAGTTCCTGGAACAGAGTGCCCGCCACAGAAGAAGACAAAGGACAGGCATCGCTATCAGCATGGCGGCCACAGCCGTTACTATGGTTACCATGGGTTCTACGGGGACCAATGGGAGGGCAGGGTCGGAGCGGGGCCGGACCCTCGTCTCAGGCTTCTGAAacctgattggtttaaagaGAGGCGGGTCCTGGACATTGGCTGTGGAAGCGGTCACGTGACTCTGACCATCGCTCGGCACTTTGGGCCCACACACATCCTGGGACTCGATCGCGACCAGCGATTGGTCGACGCTGCGACCCACAACATCAGACACTTCTTGTCACATGACCTGGTGCTCGCAGAGAGACACCAAGGCCATGCTGGGcaagtggaggggagaggagaaggggagacgtccttccctctctccttcagggTGTCTCGTGGACCTCTGGCCGCAcctttcctcctccccaccctcgACGCAGGGTTCCCTAGCAACGTCACCTTCATCACG GGCGACTACGTGTGCCGCCAGGCGTCGTGGCCCGGGCGCGGCACGTACGACGTCATCCTGTGTCTGGGCGTGACCAAGTGGGTGCAGCTCCAATCAGGGGACGCGGGCGTGGTGCGTCTGTTCAAACGGGCCTATCAGAGCCTGGCGCCGGGCGGAATGTTCATCCTGGAATCCCAGCCGTGGAGCAGCTACAGCCACAGCAAGAAGGCCTCG GAAACGACCTATCAGAACTACAGAACACTGAGGCTCCGCCCAGAAGACTACAGCTGTCACCTGACACAGACAACTGGCTTCACTTCCTACCGCCTGCTCACAGAATCTG GTGATCAGAGACCACTgtacgttttccacaaaggccCCTCCCAGAGGAAGTAA
- the LOC132475799 gene encoding ephrin type-B receptor 4b-like isoform X2, whose amino-acid sequence MAPRGARGAGTEAVLRLLLLLGSLCAYGAEEEVVLNTKLETSDLQWTGFPNDDQQWEEVSGRDDDANSVRTYQICSPASASSYWLRTRWIPLKAETVLYVEIRFTMMECSSLNYRQCKETFNLYYYQSPTDNATLTQPMWMENPYTKVDTVAADHLLRRGGERRSNLKTLRVGPVGSGPGGATRGVYLAFQSQGACMALLAVRVYYRKCPALIHSFTSFPETIPHTLVQQALGVCVENAGTPSGEKTSRPSMLCGEDGQWVGMGTVSSSCACRPGYEANPSHLRCRACQSGQFKAVPGVAGCSVCPANSNTQIPGSTYCLCRPGYHRADSDPPHLACTRPPSSPRRVVSQLNLTMATLEWSEPMERGGRSDLTYSILCSSCPHDQVCGTCEDSVMFQPAQQGLTLRRVSIWGLKPHTTYSFRVQSLNGVSSLSQSEPASQTVNITTSRDVPAPVWGVRKISSSESSLTLEWGSPSSHSHLPDLTILNYQTRYAVEGSDWMYSLSDSSSIILSGLQRSSSYRVQVRARSQAGYGPFSPATSFSTQPEGGHVHRWVVWISVSMAIILLVIAAIVAAYFYRRRKRERDHDMNNKQGHYLMGHTMKVYIDPLTYEDPGEAVREFTREINPSYVKIEEVIGAGEFGEVCRGRLRAPGRKENYVAIKTLKGGVTDKQRRDFLSEASIMGQFQHPNIIHLEGVTTSPTPSSPVMILTEFMENGALDSFLRLNDGQFTTIQLVGMLRGIASGMKYLSDMSYVHRDLAARNILVNANLVCKVSDFGLSRFLRENSSDPTYTSSLGGKIPIRWTAPEAIAYRKFTSASDAWSYGILMWEVMSYGERPYWDMSNQDVINAIEQDFRLPPPPECPVSLHALMLDCWQKERANRPKFCSVVAALDKLIRSPASLKITHPDGAGDLLRVGVTLAGHQKKILSSIQTLRNHKATPTLPF is encoded by the exons ATGGCGCCTCGAGGCGCGCGAGGCGCCGGGACCGAGGCCGTGCTGcggctcctgctgctgctgggctcgCTGTGTGCGTACGGGGCGGAAGAAG AGGTGGTGTTGAACACCAAGCTGGAGACCTCAGATCTGCAATGGACCGGCTTTCCTAACGATGACCAACAG TGGGAGGAGGTGAGCGGTCGTGACGACGATGCCAACAGTGTACGGACCTATCAGATATGCAGCCCTGCCAGCGCCAGTTCCTATTGGCTGAGGACACGCTGGATCCCCCTCAAGGCTGAGACCGTTCTCTACGTAGAAATACG GTTCACCATGATGGAATGTTCCAGTCTGAACTACCGTCAATGTAAAGAAACGTTCAACCTTTACTACTACCAGAGTCCCACGGACAACGCCACGCTCACACAGCCCATGTGGATGGAGAACCCCTACACCAAG GTGGACACGGTGGCTGCGGACCACCTGTTGAGGCGTGGGGGGGAGCGGCGGTCTAATCTGAAGACCCTGCGGGTGGGTCCAGTGGGGTCGGGTCCAGGGGGGGCCACCAGGGGGGTGTACCTGGCCTTCCAGAGCCAGGGGGCCTGCATGGCCCTGCTGGCGGTGCGGGTGTACTACAGGAAGTGCCCCGCCCTCATCCACTCCTTCACCAGCTTCCCGGAGaccatcccacacacactggtgcagCAG GcgctgggtgtttgtgtggagaATGCGGGGACCCCCTCTGGAGAGAAGACGAGCCGTCCCAGCATGCTTTGCGGTGAGGACGGCCAGTGGGTCGGGAtggggaccgtctcctccagctgtgCCTGTCGCCCTGGTTACGAAGCCAACCCGTCACATCTCAGATGTCGAG cctgtcAATCAGGTCAGTTCAAGGCTGTTCCAGGAGTGGCTGGCTGTAGTGTCTGTCCAGCGAATAGCAACACTCAAATCCCAGGCTCCACCTACTGCTTGTGTCGCCCTGGTTACCATCGGGCTGACTCTGACCCGCCCCACCTGGCCTGTACAC GCCCCCCTTCCAGCCCGAGGCGGGTGGTCAGTCAGCTGAACCTCACCATGGCAACGCTGGAGTGGAGTGAGCCAATGGAACGTGGCGGCCGGAGTGACCTCACATACAGCATCCTGTGTTCCTCCTGTCCTCACGACcag gtctgTGGGACCTGTGAGGATAGTGTGATGTTCCAACCCGCACAGCAGGGTCTGACCCTGAGGCGAGTGTCCATCTGGGGTCTGAAGCCTCACACCACCTACTCCTTCCGCGTCCAATCCCTCAACGGGGTCTCCTCTCTCAGCCAATCCGAGCCGGCCTCCCAGACGGTcaacatcaccaccagccgAGATG tgccaGCTCCAGTATGGGGGGTGAGGAAGATTTCCTCATCAGAGAGCAGTCTGACCTTAGAGTGGGGTTCCCCCTCATCCCATTCTCATCTTCCTGACTTGACCATCCTCAACTACCAGACCCGCTATGCAGtagag GGCTCTGATTGGATGTACAGCCTGAGTGACAGCTCCTCTATCATACTGTCTGGGCTCCAGCGCTCCAGCAGCTACAGGGTCCAGGTCCGAGCTCGGTCCCAGGCTGGCTACGGACCCTTCAGCCCAGCCACCAGCTTCTCTACCCAGCCTGAAG GAGGTCATGTCCACCGGTGGGTCGTTTGGATATCTGTTTCCATGGCAATAATCCTACTCGTTATCGCGGCAATAGTTGCTGCGTACTTTTacag gaggaggaagagagaacgTGATCATGACATGAACAACAAACAAGGACATTATCTGATGGGACACA CGATGAAGGTGTACATCGACCCCCTGACGTACGAGGACCCCGGGGAGGCAGTCCGGGAGTTCACCCGGGAGATCAACCCCTCCTACGTCAAGATAGAGGAGGTCATAGGAGCAG GTGAGTTTGGGGAGGTGTGTCGGGGGCGTCTGCGGGCGCCCGGCAGGAAGGAGAACTACGTGGCCATCAAGACTCTGAAGGGGGGGGTGACGGACAAGCAGAGGCGGGACTTCCTGTCTGAGGCGTCCATCATGGGCCAGTTCCAGCACCCCAACATCATCCACCTGGAGGGggtcaccacctcccccaccccctcctcccccgtcatGATCCTCACCGAGTTCATGGAGAACGGAGCGCTGGACAGCTTcctgagg ctGAATGACGGTCAGTTCACCACCATCCAGCTGGTCGGGATGCTGCGAGGCATTGCCTCAGGGATGAAGTACCTCTCAGACATGAGCTACGTTCACCGGGACCTCGCCGCCAGGAACATACTGGTCAACGCCAACCTGGTCTGCAAG GTGTCTGACTTTGGTCTCAGTCGGTTTTTGAGGGAAAACTCCTCGGATCCAACATACACCAGCTCCCTG GGCGGAAAGATCCCCATACGCTGGACGGCTCCGGAGGCCATCGCCTACAG GAAGTTCACTTCAGCCAGCGATGCGTGGAGCTACGGGATCCTCATGTGggaagtgatgtcatatggagAACGACCATATTGGGACATGAGCAACCAGGAT gtGATCAATGCTATAGAACAGGACTTccggctccccccccctccagagtgCCCTGTGTCTCTGCATGCTCTCATGCTGGACTGCTGGCAGAAGGAACGAGCCAATCGGCCCAAGTTCTGCTCGGTGGTGGCAGCTCTGGATAAGCTGATCAGAAGCCCCGCCTCCCTGAAGATCACTCACCCCGACGGAGCTGG CGACCTCCTGAGAGTGGGCGTCACCCTGGCGGGTCATCAGAAGAAGATCCTCTCGTCCATTCAGACACTCAGGAATCACAAAGCCACACCCACTCTGCCCTTCTGA
- the mepceb gene encoding 7SK snRNA methylphosphate capping enzyme isoform X2 — protein sequence MIKMSVEKEVMALQVPVLQSEQLRSPKTHPLHPKNGIQSSHNPPAPTSSQRMGKRRYSLGVGFKGLAKRRRRANSDSQSEPVLPSNFLLGGNIFDPLNLNSLLDEEVNRSTNQATPKCSPLPSRGGDPVEILVPRDITDPLNLEGAGGVLLSPLKTRKRPRNRHHAITVETRSLPPTVPPVTRGVSVPPSPLPCELNTSINCRDDVVPPLTLPRRHTHPPLSQPRKARNHGDGPRNQGDRHRRRRRTTSVRSSESVTAVSVAQPTRFQTPLVGGAKPSRCGGVPGTECPPQKKTKDRHRYQHGGHSRYYGYHGFYGDQWEGRVGAGPDPRLRLLKPDWFKERRVLDIGCGSGHVTLTIARHFGPTHILGLDRDQRLVDAATHNIRHFLSHDLVLAERHQGHAGQVEGRGEGETSFPLSFRVSRGPLAAPFLLPTLDAGFPSNVTFITGDYVCRQASWPGRGTYDVILCLGVTKWVQLQSGDAGVVRLFKRAYQSLAPGGMFILESQPWSSYSHSKKASETTYQNYRTLRLRPEDYSCHLTQTTGFTSYRLLTESGDQRPLYVFHKGPSQRK from the exons ATGATCAAGATGTCTGTGGAGAAGGAAGTAATGGCGCTGCAGGTGCCTGTCCTTCAGTCAGAGCAGCTCAGATCCCCCAAGACTCATCCACTCCATCCCAAAAATGGTATCCAGTCCTCCCACAATCCCCCTGCCCCAACCTCGTCTCAGCGAATGGGAAAAAGGCGGTACTCCCTGGGCGTCGGCTTCAAGGGACTGGCTAAGCGAAGGAGGCGGGCCAACagcgacagccaatcagaacctgTTCTACCCAGCAACTTCCTGCTTGGTGGGAACATCTTCGACCCGCTGAATCTCAACTCCCTTCTGGATGAGGAAGTTAACAG GTCGACCAATCAGGCGACGCCAAAGTGTTCGCCCTTGCCGTCGCGGGGCGGTGACCCTGTAGAGATCCTGGTCCCCCGTGACATCACCGACCCCCTGAACCtagagggggcgggaggggtCCTGCTGTCACCCCTGAAGACCAGGAAAAGACCCAGGAACCGCCATCACGCCATCACTGTGGAAACACGGTCCTTACCCCCAACAG TACCGCCGGTCACAAGAGGGGTCAGTGTTCCCCCGTCTCCGCTCCCCTGTGAGCTCAACACGTCCATCAACTGTCGTGACGACGTGGTCCCGCCCCTTACCCTACCCCGGAGACACACCCACCCTCCACTCAGCCAGCCTCGCAAGGCCCGTAACCATGGTGACGGCCCCCGTAACCAGGGAGACCGTCATCGGAGGCGCCGCCGTACCACCTCTGTGAGGTCATCGGAAAGCGTCACAGCTGTCAGCGTCGCCCAACCAACCAGGTTCCAGACCCCTTTAGTGGGCGGGGCCAAACCCAGCAG atGTGGAGGAGTTCCTGGAACAGAGTGCCCGCCACAGAAGAAGACAAAGGACAGGCATCGCTATCAGCATGGCGGCCACAGCCGTTACTATGGTTACCATGGGTTCTACGGGGACCAATGGGAGGGCAGGGTCGGAGCGGGGCCGGACCCTCGTCTCAGGCTTCTGAAacctgattggtttaaagaGAGGCGGGTCCTGGACATTGGCTGTGGAAGCGGTCACGTGACTCTGACCATCGCTCGGCACTTTGGGCCCACACACATCCTGGGACTCGATCGCGACCAGCGATTGGTCGACGCTGCGACCCACAACATCAGACACTTCTTGTCACATGACCTGGTGCTCGCAGAGAGACACCAAGGCCATGCTGGGcaagtggaggggagaggagaaggggagacgtccttccctctctccttcagggTGTCTCGTGGACCTCTGGCCGCAcctttcctcctccccaccctcgACGCAGGGTTCCCTAGCAACGTCACCTTCATCACG GGCGACTACGTGTGCCGCCAGGCGTCGTGGCCCGGGCGCGGCACGTACGACGTCATCCTGTGTCTGGGCGTGACCAAGTGGGTGCAGCTCCAATCAGGGGACGCGGGCGTGGTGCGTCTGTTCAAACGGGCCTATCAGAGCCTGGCGCCGGGCGGAATGTTCATCCTGGAATCCCAGCCGTGGAGCAGCTACAGCCACAGCAAGAAGGCCTCG GAAACGACCTATCAGAACTACAGAACACTGAGGCTCCGCCCAGAAGACTACAGCTGTCACCTGACACAGACAACTGGCTTCACTTCCTACCGCCTGCTCACAGAATCTG GTGATCAGAGACCACTgtacgttttccacaaaggccCCTCCCAGAGGAAGTAA
- the LOC132475799 gene encoding ephrin type-B receptor 4b-like isoform X1 — translation MAPRGARGAGTEAVLRLLLLLGSLCAYGAEEEVVLNTKLETSDLQWTGFPNDDQQWEEVSGRDDDANSVRTYQICSPASASSYWLRTRWIPLKAETVLYVEIRFTMMECSSLNYRQCKETFNLYYYQSPTDNATLTQPMWMENPYTKVDTVAADHLLRRGGERRSNLKTLRVGPVGSGPGGATRGVYLAFQSQGACMALLAVRVYYRKCPALIHSFTSFPETIPHTLVQQALGVCVENAGTPSGEKTSRPSMLCGEDGQWVGMGTVSSSCACRPGYEANPSHLRCRACQSGQFKAVPGVAGCSVCPANSNTQIPGSTYCLCRPGYHRADSDPPHLACTRPPSSPRRVVSQLNLTMATLEWSEPMERGGRSDLTYSILCSSCPHDQVCGTCEDSVMFQPAQQGLTLRRVSIWGLKPHTTYSFRVQSLNGVSSLSQSEPASQTVNITTSRDVPAPVWGVRKISSSESSLTLEWGSPSSHSHLPDLTILNYQTRYAVEGSDWMYSLSDSSSIILSGLQRSSSYRVQVRARSQAGYGPFSPATSFSTQPEGGHVHRWVVWISVSMAIILLVIAAIVAAYFYRRRKRERDHDMNNKQGHYLMGHTMKVYIDPLTYEDPGEAVREFTREINPSYVKIEEVIGAGEFGEVCRGRLRAPGRKENYVAIKTLKGGVTDKQRRDFLSEASIMGQFQHPNIIHLEGVTTSPTPSSPVMILTEFMENGALDSFLRLNDGQFTTIQLVGMLRGIASGMKYLSDMSYVHRDLAARNILVNANLVCKVSDFGLSRFLRENSSDPTYTSSLGGKIPIRWTAPEAIAYRKFTSASDAWSYGILMWEVMSYGERPYWDMSNQDVINAIEQDFRLPPPPECPVSLHALMLDCWQKERANRPKFCSVVAALDKLIRSPASLKITHPDGAGSSHPLLDQRRHPPLSLGGSVGEWLGAINMSRYEHSFLQAGFTTLDTLVSMDTHDLLRVGVTLAGHQKKILSSIQTLRNHKATPTLPF, via the exons ATGGCGCCTCGAGGCGCGCGAGGCGCCGGGACCGAGGCCGTGCTGcggctcctgctgctgctgggctcgCTGTGTGCGTACGGGGCGGAAGAAG AGGTGGTGTTGAACACCAAGCTGGAGACCTCAGATCTGCAATGGACCGGCTTTCCTAACGATGACCAACAG TGGGAGGAGGTGAGCGGTCGTGACGACGATGCCAACAGTGTACGGACCTATCAGATATGCAGCCCTGCCAGCGCCAGTTCCTATTGGCTGAGGACACGCTGGATCCCCCTCAAGGCTGAGACCGTTCTCTACGTAGAAATACG GTTCACCATGATGGAATGTTCCAGTCTGAACTACCGTCAATGTAAAGAAACGTTCAACCTTTACTACTACCAGAGTCCCACGGACAACGCCACGCTCACACAGCCCATGTGGATGGAGAACCCCTACACCAAG GTGGACACGGTGGCTGCGGACCACCTGTTGAGGCGTGGGGGGGAGCGGCGGTCTAATCTGAAGACCCTGCGGGTGGGTCCAGTGGGGTCGGGTCCAGGGGGGGCCACCAGGGGGGTGTACCTGGCCTTCCAGAGCCAGGGGGCCTGCATGGCCCTGCTGGCGGTGCGGGTGTACTACAGGAAGTGCCCCGCCCTCATCCACTCCTTCACCAGCTTCCCGGAGaccatcccacacacactggtgcagCAG GcgctgggtgtttgtgtggagaATGCGGGGACCCCCTCTGGAGAGAAGACGAGCCGTCCCAGCATGCTTTGCGGTGAGGACGGCCAGTGGGTCGGGAtggggaccgtctcctccagctgtgCCTGTCGCCCTGGTTACGAAGCCAACCCGTCACATCTCAGATGTCGAG cctgtcAATCAGGTCAGTTCAAGGCTGTTCCAGGAGTGGCTGGCTGTAGTGTCTGTCCAGCGAATAGCAACACTCAAATCCCAGGCTCCACCTACTGCTTGTGTCGCCCTGGTTACCATCGGGCTGACTCTGACCCGCCCCACCTGGCCTGTACAC GCCCCCCTTCCAGCCCGAGGCGGGTGGTCAGTCAGCTGAACCTCACCATGGCAACGCTGGAGTGGAGTGAGCCAATGGAACGTGGCGGCCGGAGTGACCTCACATACAGCATCCTGTGTTCCTCCTGTCCTCACGACcag gtctgTGGGACCTGTGAGGATAGTGTGATGTTCCAACCCGCACAGCAGGGTCTGACCCTGAGGCGAGTGTCCATCTGGGGTCTGAAGCCTCACACCACCTACTCCTTCCGCGTCCAATCCCTCAACGGGGTCTCCTCTCTCAGCCAATCCGAGCCGGCCTCCCAGACGGTcaacatcaccaccagccgAGATG tgccaGCTCCAGTATGGGGGGTGAGGAAGATTTCCTCATCAGAGAGCAGTCTGACCTTAGAGTGGGGTTCCCCCTCATCCCATTCTCATCTTCCTGACTTGACCATCCTCAACTACCAGACCCGCTATGCAGtagag GGCTCTGATTGGATGTACAGCCTGAGTGACAGCTCCTCTATCATACTGTCTGGGCTCCAGCGCTCCAGCAGCTACAGGGTCCAGGTCCGAGCTCGGTCCCAGGCTGGCTACGGACCCTTCAGCCCAGCCACCAGCTTCTCTACCCAGCCTGAAG GAGGTCATGTCCACCGGTGGGTCGTTTGGATATCTGTTTCCATGGCAATAATCCTACTCGTTATCGCGGCAATAGTTGCTGCGTACTTTTacag gaggaggaagagagaacgTGATCATGACATGAACAACAAACAAGGACATTATCTGATGGGACACA CGATGAAGGTGTACATCGACCCCCTGACGTACGAGGACCCCGGGGAGGCAGTCCGGGAGTTCACCCGGGAGATCAACCCCTCCTACGTCAAGATAGAGGAGGTCATAGGAGCAG GTGAGTTTGGGGAGGTGTGTCGGGGGCGTCTGCGGGCGCCCGGCAGGAAGGAGAACTACGTGGCCATCAAGACTCTGAAGGGGGGGGTGACGGACAAGCAGAGGCGGGACTTCCTGTCTGAGGCGTCCATCATGGGCCAGTTCCAGCACCCCAACATCATCCACCTGGAGGGggtcaccacctcccccaccccctcctcccccgtcatGATCCTCACCGAGTTCATGGAGAACGGAGCGCTGGACAGCTTcctgagg ctGAATGACGGTCAGTTCACCACCATCCAGCTGGTCGGGATGCTGCGAGGCATTGCCTCAGGGATGAAGTACCTCTCAGACATGAGCTACGTTCACCGGGACCTCGCCGCCAGGAACATACTGGTCAACGCCAACCTGGTCTGCAAG GTGTCTGACTTTGGTCTCAGTCGGTTTTTGAGGGAAAACTCCTCGGATCCAACATACACCAGCTCCCTG GGCGGAAAGATCCCCATACGCTGGACGGCTCCGGAGGCCATCGCCTACAG GAAGTTCACTTCAGCCAGCGATGCGTGGAGCTACGGGATCCTCATGTGggaagtgatgtcatatggagAACGACCATATTGGGACATGAGCAACCAGGAT gtGATCAATGCTATAGAACAGGACTTccggctccccccccctccagagtgCCCTGTGTCTCTGCATGCTCTCATGCTGGACTGCTGGCAGAAGGAACGAGCCAATCGGCCCAAGTTCTGCTCGGTGGTGGCAGCTCTGGATAAGCTGATCAGAAGCCCCGCCTCCCTGAAGATCACTCACCCCGACGGAGCTGG CTCGTCCCATCCCCTGTTAGACCAGAGGCggcatcctcctctctctctcggtggtTCGGTGGGCGAGTGGCTTGGGGCGATCAACATGTCTCGTTATGAGCACAGCTTCCTGCAGGCTGGTTTCACCACTCTGGACACTCTGGTTTCCATGGATACACa CGACCTCCTGAGAGTGGGCGTCACCCTGGCGGGTCATCAGAAGAAGATCCTCTCGTCCATTCAGACACTCAGGAATCACAAAGCCACACCCACTCTGCCCTTCTGA